A window of the Brassica napus cultivar Da-Ae chromosome C5, Da-Ae, whole genome shotgun sequence genome harbors these coding sequences:
- the LOC106401618 gene encoding uncharacterized protein LOC106401618 isoform X1 — protein sequence MGFTSVYRSLTQIFPQVDARMLRAVAIEHPKDPDEAASVVLSEILPSLPTDSTQSRTKSSPIERDLEDAVSKYNHDALLVASSSETIPLVTGRRVHDTIAPSALPNVGPGVVCHKDVGSEEQVQSLGKAPGQELGNYDFFGKCFDVPSPILPPPQIDLLHVTEDHLASVFPQDNAESTRDFRQKLGFHMTWNQAEDSITSIGSLNAAEKGSCFEVGKGSVASENGDTESKSSVTSVNGDTEVGGAFSSSTHGCSVDHLEEIIEDAKTNKKTLLAVMDSVTNLMKEVELEEKDAEKSESEAARGGLDTLEKVEEFKNMLKHAKEANDINAGEVYGEKSILATEAKELENRLLNLSEERNKSLAVLDEMRETLEIRLAAALEMKKAAEQEKKAKEDSTLKALAEQEAIMEKVVEESKLLQQEAEQNSKLLEFLMDRGQVVDSLQGEISVICQDVKLLKEKFDNRVSIPKKAGTSSLTSSCGSSVRSLVLETPAEPLNGMLKTSSSKNKSPEEEDEEASSTMDKLKNDCRELLEDGWDIFDKDIEL from the exons ATGGGCTTCACTTCTGTTTATCGATCTCTTACGCAGATATTTcctcag GTTGATGCACGAATGTTGAGGGCTGTTGCAATTGAACATCCCAAGGATCCTGATGAGGCTGCTTCTGTGGTTCTCTCCGAGATTCTTCCCTCCTTGCCCACTGATTCTACTCAATCTCGGACCAAGTCTTCTCCAA TAGAACGTGATTTGGAAGATGCTGTTTCCAAGTACAACCACGACGCTTTGCTTgtagcttcttcttcagaaaCTATCCCCTTGGTTACTGGTCGTCGTGTCCACGATACCATTGCTCCAAGTGCGCTACCAAATGTTGGTCCTGGTGTTGTTTGCCACAAAGATGTCGGAAGTGAGGAGCAAGTCCAGTCTTTAGGAAAGGCTCCAGGACAAGAGCTTGGCAACTATGATTTCTTTGGAAAGTGTTTTGATGTTCCGAGTCCGATCCTCCCACCACCACAGATTGACTTGTTGCACGTGACAGAGGATCATCTTGCCTCAGTTTTCCCACAAGACAACGCCGAATCGACTAGAGATTTTCGGCAAAAGCTTGGTTTTCATATGACTTGGAATCAAGCAGAAGATTCAATCACTAGCATTGGTTCACTGAACGCTGCAGAGAAGGGATCATGTTTTGAAGTGGGGAAGGGTTCAGTGGCCAGTGAAAACGGTGACACTGAATCAAAAAGTTCAGTGACAAGTGTAAATGGAGATACTGAAGTAGGTGGTGCATTTAGCTCATCAACTCATGGATGCAGTGTTGATCACCTTGAAGAGATTATCGAAGACGCCAAAACTAACAAG AAAACCTTGCTAGCTGTGATGGACTCGGTCACGAATCTGATGAAAGAAGTTGAACTTGAAGAGAAGGATGCGGAGAAGTCAGAGTCAGAAGCTGCTAGGGGAGGTTTGGATACTCTTGAAAAGGTTGAGGAGTTCAAGAACATGCTGAAACATGCCAAGGAAGCCAATGACATT AATGCTGGAGAAGTGTATGGAGAGAAGTCAATTTTAGCAACAGAAGCAAAAGAGCTTGAAAACCGATTGCTCAACTTATCAGAAGAACGAAACAAATCTCTTGCTGTCCTTGATGAG ATGCGTGAAACTCTTGAGATAAGGCTAGCGGCAGCATTGGAGATGAAAAAGGCTGCTGAGCAAGAAAAGAAAGCAAAAGAAGACTCTACACTTAAGGCACTTGCTGAACAAGAAGCCATCATGGAGAAAGTAGTCGAAGAATCAAAGCTTCTTCAGCAAGAGGCAGAGCAAAACTCCAAG CTTCTCGAGTTTCTTATGGATCGTGGTCAGGTCGTTGATTCCTTACA AGGAGAAATCTCTGTCATATGTCAAGATGTGAAGCTGCTGAAAGAAAAATTTGACAACCGAGTGTCAATACCAAAAAAGGCAGGCACCTCAAGCCTGACTAGTTCATGCGGATCATCGGTGAGGAGCTTGGTGCTTGAGACTCCTGCTGAGCCGTTGAATGGAATGCTTAAAACCTCCTCTAGCAAGAACAAGAgcccagaagaagaagacgaagaagcatCTTCCACCATGGACAAATTGAAAAATGATTGTAGAGAGCTTCTTGAAGATGGTTGGGACATCTTTGACAAGGATATTGAACTTTAA
- the LOC106401618 gene encoding uncharacterized protein LOC106401618 isoform X3 — MGFTSVYRSLTQIFPQVDARMLRAVAIEHPKDPDEAASVVLSEILPSLPTDSTQSRTKSSPIERDLEDAVSKYNHDALLVASSSETIPLVTGRRVHDTIAPSALPNVGPGVVCHKDVGSEEQVQSLGKAPGQELGNYDFFGKCFDVPSPILPPPQIDLLHVTEDHLASVFPQDNAESTRDFRQKLGFHMTWNQAEDSITSIGSLNAAEKGDTESKSSVTSVNGDTEVGGAFSSSTHGCSVDHLEEIIEDAKTNKKTLLAVMDSVTNLMKEVELEEKDAEKSESEAARGGLDTLEKVEEFKNMLKHAKEANDINAGEVYGEKSILATEAKELENRLLNLSEERNKSLAVLDEMRETLEIRLAAALEMKKAAEQEKKAKEDSTLKALAEQEAIMEKVVEESKLLQQEAEQNSKLLEFLMDRGQVVDSLQGEISVICQDVKLLKEKFDNRVSIPKKAGTSSLTSSCGSSVRSLVLETPAEPLNGMLKTSSSKNKSPEEEDEEASSTMDKLKNDCRELLEDGWDIFDKDIEL; from the exons ATGGGCTTCACTTCTGTTTATCGATCTCTTACGCAGATATTTcctcag GTTGATGCACGAATGTTGAGGGCTGTTGCAATTGAACATCCCAAGGATCCTGATGAGGCTGCTTCTGTGGTTCTCTCCGAGATTCTTCCCTCCTTGCCCACTGATTCTACTCAATCTCGGACCAAGTCTTCTCCAA TAGAACGTGATTTGGAAGATGCTGTTTCCAAGTACAACCACGACGCTTTGCTTgtagcttcttcttcagaaaCTATCCCCTTGGTTACTGGTCGTCGTGTCCACGATACCATTGCTCCAAGTGCGCTACCAAATGTTGGTCCTGGTGTTGTTTGCCACAAAGATGTCGGAAGTGAGGAGCAAGTCCAGTCTTTAGGAAAGGCTCCAGGACAAGAGCTTGGCAACTATGATTTCTTTGGAAAGTGTTTTGATGTTCCGAGTCCGATCCTCCCACCACCACAGATTGACTTGTTGCACGTGACAGAGGATCATCTTGCCTCAGTTTTCCCACAAGACAACGCCGAATCGACTAGAGATTTTCGGCAAAAGCTTGGTTTTCATATGACTTGGAATCAAGCAGAAGATTCAATCACTAGCATTGGTTCACTGAACGCTGCAGAGAAGGGA GACACTGAATCAAAAAGTTCAGTGACAAGTGTAAATGGAGATACTGAAGTAGGTGGTGCATTTAGCTCATCAACTCATGGATGCAGTGTTGATCACCTTGAAGAGATTATCGAAGACGCCAAAACTAACAAG AAAACCTTGCTAGCTGTGATGGACTCGGTCACGAATCTGATGAAAGAAGTTGAACTTGAAGAGAAGGATGCGGAGAAGTCAGAGTCAGAAGCTGCTAGGGGAGGTTTGGATACTCTTGAAAAGGTTGAGGAGTTCAAGAACATGCTGAAACATGCCAAGGAAGCCAATGACATT AATGCTGGAGAAGTGTATGGAGAGAAGTCAATTTTAGCAACAGAAGCAAAAGAGCTTGAAAACCGATTGCTCAACTTATCAGAAGAACGAAACAAATCTCTTGCTGTCCTTGATGAG ATGCGTGAAACTCTTGAGATAAGGCTAGCGGCAGCATTGGAGATGAAAAAGGCTGCTGAGCAAGAAAAGAAAGCAAAAGAAGACTCTACACTTAAGGCACTTGCTGAACAAGAAGCCATCATGGAGAAAGTAGTCGAAGAATCAAAGCTTCTTCAGCAAGAGGCAGAGCAAAACTCCAAG CTTCTCGAGTTTCTTATGGATCGTGGTCAGGTCGTTGATTCCTTACA AGGAGAAATCTCTGTCATATGTCAAGATGTGAAGCTGCTGAAAGAAAAATTTGACAACCGAGTGTCAATACCAAAAAAGGCAGGCACCTCAAGCCTGACTAGTTCATGCGGATCATCGGTGAGGAGCTTGGTGCTTGAGACTCCTGCTGAGCCGTTGAATGGAATGCTTAAAACCTCCTCTAGCAAGAACAAGAgcccagaagaagaagacgaagaagcatCTTCCACCATGGACAAATTGAAAAATGATTGTAGAGAGCTTCTTGAAGATGGTTGGGACATCTTTGACAAGGATATTGAACTTTAA
- the LOC106401618 gene encoding uncharacterized protein LOC106401618 isoform X2 has translation MGFTSVYRSLTQIFPQVDARMLRAVAIEHPKDPDEAASVVLSEILPSLPTDSTQSRTKSSPKRDLEDAVSKYNHDALLVASSSETIPLVTGRRVHDTIAPSALPNVGPGVVCHKDVGSEEQVQSLGKAPGQELGNYDFFGKCFDVPSPILPPPQIDLLHVTEDHLASVFPQDNAESTRDFRQKLGFHMTWNQAEDSITSIGSLNAAEKGSCFEVGKGSVASENGDTESKSSVTSVNGDTEVGGAFSSSTHGCSVDHLEEIIEDAKTNKKTLLAVMDSVTNLMKEVELEEKDAEKSESEAARGGLDTLEKVEEFKNMLKHAKEANDINAGEVYGEKSILATEAKELENRLLNLSEERNKSLAVLDEMRETLEIRLAAALEMKKAAEQEKKAKEDSTLKALAEQEAIMEKVVEESKLLQQEAEQNSKLLEFLMDRGQVVDSLQGEISVICQDVKLLKEKFDNRVSIPKKAGTSSLTSSCGSSVRSLVLETPAEPLNGMLKTSSSKNKSPEEEDEEASSTMDKLKNDCRELLEDGWDIFDKDIEL, from the exons ATGGGCTTCACTTCTGTTTATCGATCTCTTACGCAGATATTTcctcag GTTGATGCACGAATGTTGAGGGCTGTTGCAATTGAACATCCCAAGGATCCTGATGAGGCTGCTTCTGTGGTTCTCTCCGAGATTCTTCCCTCCTTGCCCACTGATTCTACTCAATCTCGGACCAAGTCTTCTCCAA AACGTGATTTGGAAGATGCTGTTTCCAAGTACAACCACGACGCTTTGCTTgtagcttcttcttcagaaaCTATCCCCTTGGTTACTGGTCGTCGTGTCCACGATACCATTGCTCCAAGTGCGCTACCAAATGTTGGTCCTGGTGTTGTTTGCCACAAAGATGTCGGAAGTGAGGAGCAAGTCCAGTCTTTAGGAAAGGCTCCAGGACAAGAGCTTGGCAACTATGATTTCTTTGGAAAGTGTTTTGATGTTCCGAGTCCGATCCTCCCACCACCACAGATTGACTTGTTGCACGTGACAGAGGATCATCTTGCCTCAGTTTTCCCACAAGACAACGCCGAATCGACTAGAGATTTTCGGCAAAAGCTTGGTTTTCATATGACTTGGAATCAAGCAGAAGATTCAATCACTAGCATTGGTTCACTGAACGCTGCAGAGAAGGGATCATGTTTTGAAGTGGGGAAGGGTTCAGTGGCCAGTGAAAACGGTGACACTGAATCAAAAAGTTCAGTGACAAGTGTAAATGGAGATACTGAAGTAGGTGGTGCATTTAGCTCATCAACTCATGGATGCAGTGTTGATCACCTTGAAGAGATTATCGAAGACGCCAAAACTAACAAG AAAACCTTGCTAGCTGTGATGGACTCGGTCACGAATCTGATGAAAGAAGTTGAACTTGAAGAGAAGGATGCGGAGAAGTCAGAGTCAGAAGCTGCTAGGGGAGGTTTGGATACTCTTGAAAAGGTTGAGGAGTTCAAGAACATGCTGAAACATGCCAAGGAAGCCAATGACATT AATGCTGGAGAAGTGTATGGAGAGAAGTCAATTTTAGCAACAGAAGCAAAAGAGCTTGAAAACCGATTGCTCAACTTATCAGAAGAACGAAACAAATCTCTTGCTGTCCTTGATGAG ATGCGTGAAACTCTTGAGATAAGGCTAGCGGCAGCATTGGAGATGAAAAAGGCTGCTGAGCAAGAAAAGAAAGCAAAAGAAGACTCTACACTTAAGGCACTTGCTGAACAAGAAGCCATCATGGAGAAAGTAGTCGAAGAATCAAAGCTTCTTCAGCAAGAGGCAGAGCAAAACTCCAAG CTTCTCGAGTTTCTTATGGATCGTGGTCAGGTCGTTGATTCCTTACA AGGAGAAATCTCTGTCATATGTCAAGATGTGAAGCTGCTGAAAGAAAAATTTGACAACCGAGTGTCAATACCAAAAAAGGCAGGCACCTCAAGCCTGACTAGTTCATGCGGATCATCGGTGAGGAGCTTGGTGCTTGAGACTCCTGCTGAGCCGTTGAATGGAATGCTTAAAACCTCCTCTAGCAAGAACAAGAgcccagaagaagaagacgaagaagcatCTTCCACCATGGACAAATTGAAAAATGATTGTAGAGAGCTTCTTGAAGATGGTTGGGACATCTTTGACAAGGATATTGAACTTTAA
- the LOC106401297 gene encoding LOW QUALITY PROTEIN: isoamylase 2, chloroplastic (The sequence of the model RefSeq protein was modified relative to this genomic sequence to represent the inferred CDS: inserted 8 bases in 6 codons; deleted 6 bases in 5 codons), whose product MAVWSPSVGIGGSCCLLNNGITEAWRFPSTCFSTCNNKTKRGSKTLRVTSALQSYHRLSKILASKTSTELKEEISARSAQVDDLKKVTTSYSFRTKSGALVKVKVENKRDKYSIMVYVSSLELSGCDDDNKSSSSLVMVWGVYRSDSSCFLPLDFESFSQDSQTHTTETPFVKGSLSESKLGLEFDGKESPFYLSFRLKNPNGGLEMLTHRDIKFCVPVGFTAGHPLPLGLSSGPDDDNSWNFAFFSRNAKSVVLCLYDDTTTDKPALELDLDPYVNRTGDVWHASVEKTWEFVRYGYCCHSEEEVEAEDIVLDPYARVIEKSISQKFLGSLSKSPSFDWGRDASPNIPLEKLNVYRLNVKGFTQHKSSKLPTNIAGTFTGVAERVNHLKTLGANAVLLEPIFSFSEQQGPYFPFHFFXPMDMYGPSNSMKEMVKRLHSEGIEVLLEVVFTHTADSGALHGIDDSCYYLDSKSYLNCNFPVVQELVLESLRYWVTEFHVDGFSFINASSLLRGVHGEHLSRPPLVEAISFDPLLAGRKLIADCWDPHDMKMPKEVRFPHWKRWGEVNTRYCRNVRNFLXGRGLLSDLATRICGSXDVFTDGRGPAFSFNYISRNSGFSLVDLVSFSGPEVASELSWNCGEEGATNKSAVLQTRLKQIRNFLFIQYVSLGIPVLNMGDECGVSTKGLGSRKAFDWNMLASAFGVQITQFISFMTSVRARRSDVFQRRDFLKPENIVWYANDQTTPKWEDPGSKFLRLDRLRQREREETTASLVEPTEPKNNDLFIGFNASDQPENVILPHFLVEGXWRRLVDTALPFPGFFXVEGETVVAEEEEEEEEEMNQPVMYEMKPYSCTXFETINATA is encoded by the exons ATGGCTGTTTGGTCACCATCAGTTGGGATAGGAGGATCTTGTTGTCTTCTTAACAATGGCATCACTGAAGCATGGAGGTTTCCTTCCACCTGTTTCTCAACGTGTAATAACAAGACTAAACGTGGATCCAAGACCCTGAGAGTTACAAGTGCGCTGCAAAGTTATCATCGGTTGAGTAAGATTCTTGCTTCAAAAACTTCTACCGAGCTGAAGGAAGAGATATCTGCAAGAAGTGCTCAGGTCGATGACTTAAAGAAGGTAACAACCTCCTACTCGTTCCGGACCAAGTCTGGTGCTCTTGTCAAAGTTAAAGTCGAAAATAAGAGAGATAAGTACAGTATCATGGTCTATGTCTCATCGTTGGAGCTAAGTGGTTGTGATGATGACAACAAGAGTAGTAGTAGTCTGGTGATGGTTTGGGGTGTCTACAGGTCTGactcttcttgtttcttgccTCTGGATTTCGAAAGCTTCTCTCAAGATTCACAAACCCACACAACGGAAACTCCCTTTGTGAAAGGATCCTTGTCTGAGTCAAAGCTTGGGCTAGAGTTTGATGGGAAAGAATCTCCTTTCTACCTATCCTTCCGGCTGAAGAATCCGAATGGTGGTCTTGAAATGCTGACTCACAGGGACATAAAATTCTGTGTCCCGGTTGGTTTCACTGCTGGTCATCCATTGCCACTAGGCCTCTCCTCTGGACCAGATGATGATAACTCATGGAACTTCGCCTTCTTTTCAAGAAATGCAAAGAGCGTGGTGTTATGCTTGTATGATGACACCACAACGGATAAACCTGCGTTGGAGCTTGATCTTGATCCGTACGTCAACAGAACAGGTGATGTCTGGCATGCTTCAGTTGAGAAGACATGGGAGTTTGTTAGATATGGGTACTGTTGTCACtctgaagaagaagttgaagctGAAGATATTGTTTTGGATCCTTATGCCAGAGTTATTGAAAAATCCATCTCTCAGAAGTTTCTTGGAAGCTTATCCAAAAGCCCTTCCTTTGATTGGGGAAGAGATGCATCTCCAAACATACCACTGGAGAAACTCAATGTCTACCGTTTGAATGTG AAAGGTTTTACACAACACAAGTCCTCCAAGTTGCCAACTAACATAGCAGGGACTTTTACC GGTGTAGCTGAGAGAGTAAACCATTTGAAAACACTTGGAGCCAATGCTGTTCTCTTGGAGCCAATCTTCTCCTTCTCCGAGCAACAAGGTCCTTACTtcccatttcattttt caccCATGGACATGTATGGACCTTCCAATTCAAtgaaggagatggtgaagagaCTGCACAGCGAGGGGATTGAGGTGCTTCTGGAAGTAGTTTTCACACATACTGCTGACTCTGGAGCTCTCCATGGAATTGATGACAGTTGTTATTATTTAGATTCCAAAAGTTACTTGAACTGTAACTTCCCCGTTGTCCAGGAGTTGGTTTTGGAGAGCCTGCGTTATTGGGTGACTGAGTTTCATGTAGATGGGTTTTCTTTCATCAATGCTTCCTCTCTCTTGAGAGGCGTCCACGGTGAACATCTTTCTCGCCCTCCCTTGGTTGAAGCTATCTCTTTCGATCCTCTCCTGGCTGGGAGAAAGCTCATTGCTGATTGTTGGGATCCACATGACATGAAGATGCCAAAGGAAGTACGGTTCCCTCATTGGAAG AGATGGGGGGAAGTGAATACAAGATACTGTCGGAATGTGAGGAACTTTC AGGGAAGAGGCCTTCTTAGCGACTTGGCGACAAGAATCTGTGGAA GTGACGTATTCACTGATGGAAGAGGTCCAGCTTTCTCCTTCAACTACATTTCAAGAAACTCAGGATTCTCTCTCGTTGACTTAGTCAGTTTCAGTGGCCCTGAGGTGGCCTCAGAGCTGAGCTGGAACTGTGGGGAAGAAGGAGCAACGAACAAATCAGCCGTTCTTCAGACAAGGCTGAAGCAAATC CGCAACTTCTTGTTTATACAGTACGTTTCACTTGGAATCCCTGTGCTCAACATGGGAGATGAATGTGGAGTCTCTACAAAGGGCTTGGGATCACGGAAGGCCTTTGATTGGAACATGTTGGCTTCAGCTTTCGGTGTGCAGATCACACAGTTCATCTCATTCATGACTTCGGTTAGagcaaggagaagcgatgtgtTTCAGAGGAGAGACTTTCTGAAACCTGAGAACATTGTTTGGTATGCAAACGACCAGACTACTCCGAAGTGGGAAGACCCTGGTTCCAAATTCTTGCGTTTG GATCGCttgagacagagagagagagaagaaacaaCGGCTTCACTGGTTGAGCCAACCGAGCCAAAGAACAATGACTTGTTTATTGGGTTCAATGCAAGTGATCAACCTGAGAATGTTATCTTGCCTCACTTCCTAGTGGAAGG ATGGAGGCGGTTGGTGGACACAGCTCTTCCTTTCCCAGGTTTTTT TGTTGAAGGAGAGACCGTTgtagcagaagaagaagaagaagaagaagaagagatgaatcAACCAGTGATGTATGAGATGAAGCCGTACAGTTGTA CTTTTGAAACCATCAATGCTACTGCTTAG
- the LOC106398153 gene encoding cylicin-2, with translation MLRVCNLEPLHNRFYKVKAEKVTLSLILFCLSLKASAKMNNGSSPKSQDKSQKMKKSKKLNEDSDKETVESKQVPENENPKTDAKEEEGSQEASDKKDKKEKVPENENPKTEAEEDKGSQEASDKKDKKEKGVGRCKKCKAKAKMMKKKLKEEADGEDEKQKQNTEKGDPKTDTNEEKGTSDVKDKKESSIITWRHKSTKKDKSHGKNLCSVNPPYQTARSMYHGPPNLSNPWNMYAPPRVLYPAFAKGPMYGQCAGGGGGPFQPYQTMNPAAAMYRGAIMSPYPPMAAMYPPYWQSRPLTDANPITRYTTYRDNYTTHRNNYSYFFI, from the exons ATGCTTAGGGTTTGTAACCTTGAGCCGTTACATAACAGATTCTATAAAGTAAAAGCCGAGAAAgttactctctctctcattcTCTTTTGTTTGTCTTTGAAAGCATCTGCAAAAATGAACAATGGTAGCTCCCCAAAATCTCAGGATAAATCACAGAAGATGAAGAAATCGAAGAAACTCAATG AGGACTCTGATAAGGAGACCGTGGAAAGCAAGCAAGTTCCAGAGAATGAGAATCCGAAAACAGatgccaaagaagaagaaggatctCAGGAAGCTTCAGACAAGAAAGACAAAAAGGAGAAAGTTCCAGAGAATGAGAATCCTAAGACAGAAGCCGAAGAAGATAAAGGATCTCAGGAAGCTTCAGACAAGAAGGATAAGAAGGAGAAGGGCGTCGGTCGCTGCAAAAAATGCAAAGCTAAAgcaaagatgatgaagaagaaactcaAAG AGGAGGCTGATGGAGAGGAtgagaaacaaaaacagaacacAGAGAAGGGGGATCCGAAAACAGATACCAACGAGGAAAAAGGAACTTCAGATGTGAAAGATAAAAAGGAGTCGAGCATCATAACATGGCGACACAAGAGTACAAAGAAAGACAAGAGTCATGGCAAAAACTTGTGCAGCGTCAACCCTCCCTATCAAACCGCTAGGTCTATGTACCACGGTCCACCCAACCTTTCAAACCCGTGGAACATGTACGCACCACCGAGAGTTTTGTATCCAGCATTTGCAAAGGGGCCAATGTATGGACAATgtgctggtggtggtggtggtccgTTTCAACCATACCAAACCATGAATCCAGCAGCTGCAATGTACAGAGGTGCTATAATGTCACCATATCCTCCTATGGCAGCTATGTATCCTCCCTATTGGCAAAGCAGACCGTTAACAGATGCTAATCCTATCACACGTTACACTACCTACCGAGACAACTACACTACCCACCGAAACAACTACTCTTACTTCTTTATCTAA
- the LOC106399363 gene encoding sm-like protein LSM2 — MLFFSYFKDLVGQEVTVELKNDLAIRGTLHSVDQYLNIKLENTRVVDQDKYPHMLSVRNCFIRGSVVRYVQLPPDGVDVDLLHDAARREARGG; from the exons atg TTGTTCTTCTCTTACTTCAAGGATTTGGTGGGACAAGAAGTGACGGTTGAGCTGAAGAACGATTTAGCAATCAGAGGGACACTTCACTCGGTTGATCAGTACCTCAACATCAAGCTCGAGAACACTCGTGTTGTTGATCAGGACAAGTACCCTCACATG TTGTCGGTGAGAAACTGTTTCATCAGAGGATCAGTGGTGAGGTACGTGCAGTTGCCTCCTGATGGAGTCGATGTTGACTTACTTCACGATGCTGCTAGAAGAGAGGCCAGAGGTGGATGA